From Ipomoea triloba cultivar NCNSP0323 chromosome 5, ASM357664v1, the proteins below share one genomic window:
- the LOC116019683 gene encoding uncharacterized protein LOC116019683, producing the protein MQAKLMGRKLEKIILKDNNFWPSLIYAIKTTKPLVEVLRLVYGDKEPAMGFLYNAIDEAKEKIAKNLSGEEKDYKEIWEIIYDKWDFQMHRHLHAAAYYLNPRCHYSPDFSTHLEIKFGLFHYLDKLIPNRDDMEKADLQCNAFHSREGFFGLSQAKSTVHKRTPVEWWTQYGDGTPELQKFAVKCSDFDVDVFEGEPSQATQPIASLSKNASASASASASASKGKEKLRLIDEDEDEWEDIDHHGGSGNKDDEAREYNEFSDEVSL; encoded by the exons ATGCAAGCAAAGCTGATGGGAAGGAagttagaaaaaataattttgaaggaTAACAACTTTTGGCCTAGTTTGATTTATGCTATCAAGACCACAAAACCATTGGTTGAAGTGTTGAGGCTAGTATATGGAGACAAAGAGCCTGCTATGGGTTTTCTTTATAATGCTATAGATGAGGCTAAAGAAAAGATAGCAAAAAACTTGAGTGGAGAAGAAAAAGATTACAAGGAGATATGGGAGATCATTTATGACAAATGGGATTTTCAAATGCACCGACATTTGCATGCAGCTGCTTACTATCTAAATCCCCGTTGCCATTATTCTCCTGATTTTTCTACACATCTAGAGATCAAGTTTGGCTTATTCCATTACTTAGACAAGCTCATACCCAATAGAGATGACATGGAGAAAGCGGACCTACAATGTAATGCTTTCCACAGTCGAGAAGGATTTTTTGGCTTGAGTCAAGCTAAGAGCACTGTCCACAAAAGAACTCCTG tTGAATGGTGGACTCAATATGGAGATGGGACTCCCGAGCTTCAAAAGTTTGCAGTTAAA TGCAGTgactttgatgttgatgtttttgagGGAGAGCCATCACAAGCAACTCAGCCAATTGCATCCTTAAGCAAGAATGCTAGTGCTAGTGCTAGTGCTAGTGCTAGTGCTAGTAAGGGAAAGGAAAAGTTGAGGCTaattgatgaagatgaagatgaatgGGAAGATATTGATCATCATGGTGGAAGTGGAAATAAGGATGATGAGGCTAGAGAATACAATGAATTTTCAGATGAAGTTTCATTGTGA
- the LOC116019224 gene encoding nucleolin 1 translates to MVLSNKKLKEKLRAAKAELLAEQQVSGGDPNPKTEESLKTILKSVAQKPKLSKREKRREKAQSLLEISASIAGVGGESGSGSGDVKGEKEGGGSEERNKRKRKRGDNDGLESGQEVKTVEKKTKKKKKKKKKVQKKSKGEKEEGNEELKEGVKNGEEGVSQAIQASECKENADISTKVYVGGIPYYSNEDDIRSFFEGCGTITEVDCMTFPDTGKFRGIAIINFKTEAAAKRALALDGSDMGGLFLKIKPHNSSRVNKGVNKVSNFSPAVVEGYNRIYAGNLSWEITEDDLRKLFSDCHITAIRFGEDKETGEFKCYAHVDFADSPSLNTALKLDQTIVCGRPVRISCAVAKKGAVTKSRSTQSDTQAKNVIDGSKATPQSTRVDTPQITPVDTPQSNQVETPQSNQVDTAAMNALNAKIRRRTCYECGERGHLSSSCPKKQAAEQGNQAAS, encoded by the exons ATGGTTTTATCGAACAAGAAGCTAAAGGAAAAGCTAAGGGCTGCGAAGGCCGAATTGTTGGCAGAACAACAGGTTTCAGGGGGAGACCCAAATCCTAAAACTGAGGAATCACTCAAAACCATTCTGAAATCTGTGGCCCAGAAACCCAAATTGTCCAAGAGAGAAAAGCGACGGGAAAAGGCGCAATCTTTACTGGAAATTTCTGCTAGTATTGCGGGGGTTGGGGGAGAGAGTGGCAGTGGCAGTGGAGATGTGAAGGGGGAGAAAGAGGGAGGTGGGTCAGAGGAGAGGAATAAGAGGAAGAGAAAGAGGGGGGATAACGATGGGTTAGAGAGTGGGCAGGAAGTGAAGACGGTGGAGAAAAagacaaagaagaagaagaagaagaagaagaaggtgcAGAAGAAGAGTAAAGGGGAAAAGGAGGAGGGAAATGAGGAACTGAAGGAAGGTGTGAAGAATGGAGAAGAAGGAGTTTCACAGGCAATTCAGGCTAGTGAATG TAAAGAAAACGCTGATATCTCTACAAAAGTTTATGTTGGAGGCATCCCATACTACTCCAACGAGGATGATATTAGGAGTTTCTTTGAAGGCTGTGGCACCATTACTGAAGTTGATTGTATGACATTCCCAGACACTGGAAAGTTCAGAGGCATTGCCATCATCAATTTCAAG ACTGAAGCAGCTGCTAAAAGAGCCTTAGCCCTTGATGGATCTGACAT GGGCGGACTGTTTCTGAAAATCAAACCACACAACTCATCTAGAGTAAACAAAGGAGTAAACAAAGTATCAAACTTCTCCCCGGCTGTTGTGGAGGGTTACAATAGGATCTATGCAGGAAACTTGTCGTGGGAGATAACCGAGGATGATTTGAGGAAGCTTTTCTCTGATTGCCACATAACAGCCATCCGATTTGGCGAAGACAAGGAAACGGGGGAATTCAAATGTTATGCCCACGTTGATTTTGCCGATAGCCCGTCTCTAAATACAGCATTAAAACTCGATCAGACGATTGTTTGTGGAAGACCTGTTAGGATAAGTTGCGCTGTCGCAAAGAAGGGAGCGGTAACAAAATCAAGATCTACCCAAAGTGATACTCAAGCAAAGAACGTTATTGACGGTTCAAAAGCCACACCACAAAGTACTCGGGTTGACACACCGCAGATTACTCCAGTGGACACGCCACAAAGTAATCAGGTCGAGACACCACAAAGCAATCAGGTGGACACTGCTGCAATGAACGCGCTTAATGCAAAGATAAGGAGGCGGACGTGTTATGAATGCGGGGAGCGGGGCCACCTTTCTTCATCCTGTCCCAAAAAACAAGCAGCAGAACAAGGAAACCAAGCTGCAAGCTGA